From one Acidimicrobiia bacterium genomic stretch:
- a CDS encoding nitroreductase family protein has translation MSENPIDLENADLLLSTTRAVRKRLDLDRPVPRDVILDCVQLAVQAPTASNSQNWRWMIVTDAEKRAALAELYGGTARPYLEAGARGDISDDPQTLRVYDSALYLLDILDRVPVHVIPCIEGRVGNANNISGASFYGSIMQAGWSFMLALRARGLGSVWTTLHLQREEEAAKLLGIPYESVSQVALLPVAYTVGTDFKPAKRGPVEEITYWDEWGATR, from the coding sequence ATGTCCGAGAACCCGATCGACCTCGAAAACGCCGACCTGCTCCTGTCGACGACCCGCGCGGTCCGCAAGCGCCTCGACCTCGATCGCCCGGTACCCCGTGACGTGATCCTCGACTGCGTGCAGCTCGCGGTACAGGCCCCCACTGCGAGCAACAGTCAGAACTGGCGCTGGATGATCGTGACCGATGCGGAGAAGCGCGCGGCGCTCGCGGAGCTCTACGGCGGCACCGCACGGCCGTATTTGGAAGCCGGGGCACGCGGCGATATCTCCGACGACCCGCAGACACTCCGGGTGTACGACTCGGCCCTCTACCTGCTCGACATCCTCGACCGCGTGCCCGTGCACGTGATCCCGTGTATCGAAGGGCGCGTCGGGAACGCGAACAACATTTCGGGCGCGAGCTTCTACGGCTCGATCATGCAGGCCGGGTGGAGTTTCATGCTCGCTCTGCGCGCCCGCGGGCTCGGCTCGGTGTGGACCACGTTGCACCTTCAGCGGGAGGAGGAAGCGGCCAAGCTGCTCGGCATCCCGTACGAGTCGGTGAGCCAGGTGGCGCTCCTGCCGGTCGCGTACACGGTGGGCACCGACTTCAAGCCGGCGAAGCGCGGACCCGTCGAAGAGATCACCTACTGGGACGAGTGGGGTGCGACCCGGTAA
- a CDS encoding DNA-binding response regulator — MPVDVKVVALVGDLMDRSRLSAALSNVVFTADPGTCSGADVVVVDLARHGDTIPAVRAAAPDARIVGFGPHVDDELLARAGAQGADVVLPRSRFFRDPAAALSFEN; from the coding sequence GTGCCAGTAGATGTGAAGGTCGTCGCGCTCGTCGGAGATCTCATGGATCGATCCCGCCTCTCCGCCGCCCTGAGCAACGTCGTGTTCACCGCGGATCCGGGCACCTGCTCTGGCGCCGACGTGGTCGTCGTCGACCTCGCGCGACACGGCGACACGATCCCGGCCGTGCGTGCAGCCGCGCCGGATGCACGCATCGTCGGGTTCGGTCCCCACGTCGACGACGAACTGCTCGCCCGGGCGGGCGCGCAGGGCGCCGACGTGGTGCTCCCCCGCTCCCGGTTCTTCCGCGATCCGGCCGCGGCGCTGTCCTTCGAGAACTGA